A single Oryza brachyantha chromosome 8, ObraRS2, whole genome shotgun sequence DNA region contains:
- the LOC102699887 gene encoding G-type lectin S-receptor-like serine/threonine-protein kinase LECRK3, with protein sequence MASYTIPLYLILFIIHGNPSMGAQISERSIPQGSQINAAGTQSWVSPSGRFAFGFYPEGEGFSIGVWLATGATRTIVWTAFRDDPPVSGGSILLTAGGSLQWIPANQGSQWKLISATPTSATSAAILDTGNFVLYDAKRQVLWSNFGSPTDTLLPGQNLPPGNQLFSSVSNNKHATGKYRLANQDDGNLVMYPIGTRDPGSAYWASDTSDRGLLLTLSLHPNGTVWLFDRNSSYTKVLFLANQSLSASTNSESYYHLTLDADGLLRLYLHVFFKQGKEPLTKIEWLVPSSTNRCGVKGVCGPNSFCQITASGETSCSCLPGFEFSSANQTTQGCWRVQTGSCTGNRSSGDIRPIATMVMVKNTSWSDLSYNIPPQTTTIEECKSICLSDCACEIAMFDTYCSKQMLPMRYGRMVQGSNTMLFVKVYSYEPKGPIRKTRSSVSVSMLISGSVLAIFSIVVLTVSVVLCKRHQLLRYTRAPQHQDTEFDEESIGIRSYSFHDLELSTDGFAQELGRGAYGTVFRGVLANSGNKVIAVKRLERMAENREREFQREVRAIARTHHRNLVCLLGICNESTYRLLVYEYMPNGSLTNLLFKPDTPLPSWSKRVAIALDVARGLQYLHEEIDVPIIHCDIKPENILIDSSGMAKIADFGLAKLLVGNQTKTFTGIRGTRGYLAPEWSKNNAITVKVDVYSFGVMLLEIISCKKSMQFKMAGEECNISEWAYECVVSGGLKEVAAGEDVDEIELERMVKIGIWCTQNEPVTRPSMKNVVLMMEGSVQVRHPPPPASYSQSLLHTGSRGEI encoded by the coding sequence ATGGCCTCTTACACCATCCCTCTATACCTGATTCTGTTCATCATCCATGGCAACCCTTCCATGGGAGCTCAGATCAGCGAAAGAAGCATTCCTCAAGGTTCTCAGATCAATGCAGCGGGTACGCAGAGCTGGGTCTCCCCATCGGGGCGCTTTGCGTTTGGCTTCTATCCTGAAGGTGAGGGCTTCTCCATTGGGGTGTGGCTTGCCACTGGCGCAACCAGGACCATCGTGTGGACTGCCTTTAGAGATGATCCTCCTGTTTCCGGTGGTTCAATTCTGTTAACAGCCGGTGGTTCGCTTCAATGGATTCCTGCTAACCAAGGCAGCCAATGGAAACTGATTTCTGCCACCCCTACTTCAGCTACCTCTGCTGCTATATTGGACACCGGCAACTTTGTGTTGTATGATGCCAAAAGGCAGGTATTATGGTCTAACTTTGGTTCTCCGACGGACACTCTATTACCAGGGCAGAACTTACCTCCTGGTAATCAGCTGTTCTCAAGCGTCTCCAACAACAAACATGCCACAGGAAAGTATCGCCTTGCCAACCAGGATGATGGCAACCTTGTCATGTATCCAATTGGCACGAGAGACCCTGGTAGCGCATACTGGGCGAGTGATACTTCTGATCGAGGCCTCCTTCTCACTCTTTCACTACACCCAAATGGTACCGTATGGTTGTTTGACAGAAACAGTTCATACACAAAAGTGCTATTCCTGGCGAATCAGTCACTGAGTGCCTCCACAAATTCAGAGAGCTACTACCATCTGACATTGGATGCTGACGGCTTGTTGCGACTCTATTTGCATGTGTTCTTCAAGCAAGGGAAGGAGCCCCTAACAAAGATTGAATGGTTGGTGCCATCCAGCACCAATCGCTGCGGAGTGAAAGGTGTTTGTGGTCCAAATAGCTTCTGCCAAATCACTGCTAGTGGAGAAACCAGCTGCTCCTGCCTTCCGGGGTTTGAATTCTCAAGTGCTAACCAAACCACTCAAGGTTGTTGGAGGGTACAGACTGGCAGTTGCACAGGGAATAGATCTAGTGGTGACATCAGACCGATAGCCACGATGGTCATGGTGAAGAACACTAGCTGGTCAGATTTGTCATACAACATCCCACCCCAAACAACAACCATTGAAGAGTGCAAATCAATTTGTCTTTCTGACTGTGCCTGTGAGATCGCCATGTTTGACACCTACTGTTCAAAACAGATGCTTCCTATGAGGTATGGCAGGATGGTTCAGGGTAGCAACACCATGCTATTTGTGAAGGTGTACTCCTATGAACCAAAAGGCCCTATAAGGAAGACTAGAAGTTCTGTCTCAGTTTCCATGTTGATATCAGGTTCTGTATTGGCCATCTTCTCGATTGTTGTGCTAACAGTATCTGTAGTGCTCTGTAAGCGCCACCAATTATTAAGGTACACAAGGGCTCCACAGCATCAAGACACTGAATTTGATGAGGAGAGCATTGGCATCCGATCGTACTCTTTCCATGATCTAGAGCTGTCAACTGATGGCTTTGCCCAAGAGCTAGGAAGGGGTGCATATGGCACAGTGTTCAGAGGTGTACTAGCAAACAGTGGAAACAAGGTCATTGCAGTGAAGAGGCTTGAGAGGATGGCAGAAAACAGGGAGCGAGAATTCCAACGGGAAGTACGTGCAATTGCACGAACACACCACAGGAACCTGGTGTGTTTGCTCGGTATCTGCAACGAAAGCACATACCGCCTTCTTGTCTATGAGTACATGCCAAATGGCTCCCTCACCAACCTCCTCTTCAAGCCCGACACACCATTACCAAGCTGGAGCAAGAGGGTTGCAATTGCGCTGGATGTGGCTAGGGGCTTACAATACCTCCATGAGGAGATAGATGTCCCTATAATCCACTGTGATATTAAGCCAGAGAACATACTCATTGACAGCTCAGGGATGGCAAAGATTGCAGATTTTGGCCTGGCAAAGCTACTGGTAGGAAACCAAACAAAGACCTTCACCGGCATCCGGGGCACACGTGGATATCTTGCACCAGAGTGGAGCAAGAACAATGCAATCACTGTGAAGGTAGATGTCTATAGCTTTGGCGTGATGCTTCTTGAGATCATAAGTTGCAAGAAAAGCATGCAGTTTAAGATGGCCGGGGAGGAGTGCAACATCTCTGAGTGGGCATACGAGTGTGTGGTTTCTGGTGGACTGAAAGAAGTGGCCGCTGGTGAAGATGTAGATGAGATTGAGCTAGAGCGAATGGTGAAGATCGGCATTTGGTGCACTCAAAACGAGCCGGTGACACGACCTTCAATGAAGAATGTTGTTCTGATGATGGAAGGAAGTGTGCAAGTTCGTCATCCTCCACCACCGGCGTCATATTCACAGTCACTATTACACACTGGAAGCAGAGGAGAAATCTGA